A section of the Oncorhynchus gorbuscha isolate QuinsamMale2020 ecotype Even-year linkage group LG06, OgorEven_v1.0, whole genome shotgun sequence genome encodes:
- the LOC124038001 gene encoding protein Niban 1-like isoform X3 — translation MGLSPSSLLDEHGSNYIRGCAEAELKEFSPHYRTQYSVVFFSQVQDELEQPKEKIKQLLKQRGPPEAGEVLYEEQVLHFEATRKWEERYVVVRGNYCLECHNSFETFVKGVPPRHKLLPTGGTVLTTEEKYMAMVDKCFPVSETNNVKEEFAPPIIGMPGQFPVYLRLPYRRDYYFCFRQDARQAEFLSILSDCIRHQNQDFLKKKTVEVQAFLKAVHLYRQEKGSYDSWKMLIGSDVRVLANLVMEELLPSLEKDMLPHLKARKTERKRVWFATVEAAYILVQECLFEGMSALKEECRKAAHQQEVLIRSDMDQILNSRTYLEGKLRARVLESAEKFCSESVQPYLASVLEELMGPISSGFQEARLLSDSQMDQLCQDFQEGGVTNELKQALAKLSRPNLLSCYQRINSLHDQLHDLQERFGFSNISSLVHSTQIDLQQLVENAAYTFHLLLYKDIEDNPGNACSAMEKSRHRVLKQYDYDSSTVRKRIFREALVGITLPHIKKTLAPTYKTELQGLKQFIYADYSNFVHVHNIYEGILLQSLDKEVIKDTRDLLSQSSCSSIISTPFNPSNTARMLSFPGQLQTQPEAEPRPPSLLSQRGPPGWGACPQGPGLCEGDPGPGGGEDGAALPRT, via the exons GTTGTGCAGAGGCAGAGTTGAAAGAGTTCAGTCCCCACTACAGGACACAGTACTCTGTGGTCTTCttctcccaagtccaggatgaGCTGGAGCAGCCAAAAGAGAAAATAAAACAGCTCCTCAAACAGAGG GGTCCTCCGGAGGCGGGGGAGGTGCTGTATGAGGAACAAGTCCTTCATTTTGAagcaaccaggaagtgggaagaGAGGTACGTGGTGGTGCGTGGCAACTACTGTCTGGAGTGCCACAACAGCTTTGAG ACCTTTGTGAAGGGTGTGCCCCCGCGCCACAAGCTGCTGCCAACAGGGGGCACAGTGCTCACCACAGAGGAGAAATACATGGCCATGGTGGACAAATGCTTCCCTGTTTCTGAAACCAACA atgtgaaggaggagtttgCCCCTCCTATAATCGGCATGCCTGGACAGTTCCCTGTGTACCTCAGGCTTCCGTACCGTAGGGATTACTACTTCTGCTTCCGACAGGATGCTCGCCAAGCTGaattcctctccatcctctccgaCTGCATCCGCCACCAGAACCAAG actTCCTAAAGAAGAAGACAGTTGAGGTGCAGGCCTTCCTCAAAGCAGTCCACCTCTACAGACAGGAGAAGGGCAGCTATGACTCCTGGAAAATGCTGATTGGCAGTGACGTCAGG gtactggccaacctggttatgGAGGAGCTGTTGCCCTCTTTGGAGAAGGACATGCTGCCTCATCTAAAAgccaggaagacagagaggaagagagtgtggTTCGCT ACCGTAGAAGCGGCCTATATCCTGGTGCAGGAGTGTCTATTTGAGGGTATGTCTGCTCTGAAGGAGGAGTGTAGGAAAGCAGCTCACCAGCAGGAGGTGCTGATAcgctctgacatggaccagatccTCAACTCCAGAACCTACCTGGAAGGAAAACTACGAG CTAGAGTATTGGAGTCAGCAGAGAAGTTCTGTTCGGAGAGCGTGCAGCCCTACCTGGCCTCTGTACTGGAGGAGCTGATGGGACCAATCAGCTCAGGGTTCCAGGAAGCCCGGCTCCTGAGTGACAGCCAGATGGACCAACTGTGTCAGGACTTCCAGGAGGGCGGGGTTACCAATGAACTCAAGCAG gCGCTAGCTAAACTGAGTAGGCCCAATCTGTTGAGTTGTTACCAGAGGATCAACTCTCTCCACGACCAGCTGCACGACCTGCAGGAACGCTTTGGCTTCTCCAACATCAGCAGCCTGGTCCACAGCACCCAGATAGACCTACAGcag ctggtagagaatgcagcGTACACCTTTCATCTGCTGCTCTACAAGGACATAGAGGACAACCCAGGCAACGCGTGCTCTGCCATGGAGAAGTCCAGGCACAGGGTGCTCAAG CAATATGACTATGACAGCAGTACGGTGAGGAAAAGGATCTTTCGTGAGGCCTTGGTGGGGATCACTCTCCCTCACATCAAGAAGACCCTGGCCCCCACTTACAAAACA GAGCTGCAGGGTCTTAAACAGTTCATCTACGCAGACTATTCCAACTTTGTCCATGTTCACAATATCTACGAGGGCATTTTGCTGCAGAGTCTGGACAAGGAAGTCATCAAAG ACACCAGAGACCTCCTGAGTCAGTCCAGCTGCTCCAGCATAATCTCCACCCCTTTCAACCCCAGCAACACAGCCAGGATGCTAAGCTTCCCCGGACAGCTCCAGACCCAGCCCGAAGCCGAG CCCCGGCCACCCTCCCTGCTGAGCCAAAGAGGCCCTCCAGGCTGGGGAGCCTGCCCCCAAGGCCCGGGACTGTGTGAAGGAGATCCGGGACCTGGTGGTGGAGAAGATGGTGCAGCGTTACCCAG
- the LOC124038001 gene encoding protein Niban 1-like isoform X2: MGLSPSSLLDEHGSNYIRGCAEAELKEFSPHYRTQYSVVFFSQVQDELEQPKEKIKQLLKQRGPPEAGEVLYEEQVLHFEATRKWEERYVVVRGNYCLECHNSFETFVKGVPPRHKLLPTGGTVLTTEEKYMAMVDKCFPVSETNNVKEEFAPPIIGMPGQFPVYLRLPYRRDYYFCFRQDARQAEFLSILSDCIRHQNQDFLKKKTVEVQAFLKAVHLYRQEKGSYDSWKMLIGSDVRVLANLVMEELLPSLEKDMLPHLKARKTERKRVWFATVEAAYILVQECLFEGMSALKEECRKAAHQQEVLIRSDMDQILNSRTYLEGKLRARVLESAEKFCSESVQPYLASVLEELMGPISSGFQEARLLSDSQMDQLCQDFQEGGVTNELKQALAKLSRPNLLSCYQRINSLHDQLHDLQERFGFSNISSLVHSTQIDLQQLVENAAYTFHLLLYKDIEDNPGNACSAMEKSRHRVLKQYDYDSSTVRKRIFREALVGITLPHIKKTLAPTYKTELQGLKQFIYADYSNFVHVHNIYEGILLQSLDKEVIKVVEEATRLKKYNLFTDTRDLLSQSSCSSIISTPFNPSNTARMLSFPGQLQTQPEAEPRPPSLLSQRGPPGWGACPQGPGLCEGDPGPGGGEDGAALPR; the protein is encoded by the exons GTTGTGCAGAGGCAGAGTTGAAAGAGTTCAGTCCCCACTACAGGACACAGTACTCTGTGGTCTTCttctcccaagtccaggatgaGCTGGAGCAGCCAAAAGAGAAAATAAAACAGCTCCTCAAACAGAGG GGTCCTCCGGAGGCGGGGGAGGTGCTGTATGAGGAACAAGTCCTTCATTTTGAagcaaccaggaagtgggaagaGAGGTACGTGGTGGTGCGTGGCAACTACTGTCTGGAGTGCCACAACAGCTTTGAG ACCTTTGTGAAGGGTGTGCCCCCGCGCCACAAGCTGCTGCCAACAGGGGGCACAGTGCTCACCACAGAGGAGAAATACATGGCCATGGTGGACAAATGCTTCCCTGTTTCTGAAACCAACA atgtgaaggaggagtttgCCCCTCCTATAATCGGCATGCCTGGACAGTTCCCTGTGTACCTCAGGCTTCCGTACCGTAGGGATTACTACTTCTGCTTCCGACAGGATGCTCGCCAAGCTGaattcctctccatcctctccgaCTGCATCCGCCACCAGAACCAAG actTCCTAAAGAAGAAGACAGTTGAGGTGCAGGCCTTCCTCAAAGCAGTCCACCTCTACAGACAGGAGAAGGGCAGCTATGACTCCTGGAAAATGCTGATTGGCAGTGACGTCAGG gtactggccaacctggttatgGAGGAGCTGTTGCCCTCTTTGGAGAAGGACATGCTGCCTCATCTAAAAgccaggaagacagagaggaagagagtgtggTTCGCT ACCGTAGAAGCGGCCTATATCCTGGTGCAGGAGTGTCTATTTGAGGGTATGTCTGCTCTGAAGGAGGAGTGTAGGAAAGCAGCTCACCAGCAGGAGGTGCTGATAcgctctgacatggaccagatccTCAACTCCAGAACCTACCTGGAAGGAAAACTACGAG CTAGAGTATTGGAGTCAGCAGAGAAGTTCTGTTCGGAGAGCGTGCAGCCCTACCTGGCCTCTGTACTGGAGGAGCTGATGGGACCAATCAGCTCAGGGTTCCAGGAAGCCCGGCTCCTGAGTGACAGCCAGATGGACCAACTGTGTCAGGACTTCCAGGAGGGCGGGGTTACCAATGAACTCAAGCAG gCGCTAGCTAAACTGAGTAGGCCCAATCTGTTGAGTTGTTACCAGAGGATCAACTCTCTCCACGACCAGCTGCACGACCTGCAGGAACGCTTTGGCTTCTCCAACATCAGCAGCCTGGTCCACAGCACCCAGATAGACCTACAGcag ctggtagagaatgcagcGTACACCTTTCATCTGCTGCTCTACAAGGACATAGAGGACAACCCAGGCAACGCGTGCTCTGCCATGGAGAAGTCCAGGCACAGGGTGCTCAAG CAATATGACTATGACAGCAGTACGGTGAGGAAAAGGATCTTTCGTGAGGCCTTGGTGGGGATCACTCTCCCTCACATCAAGAAGACCCTGGCCCCCACTTACAAAACA GAGCTGCAGGGTCTTAAACAGTTCATCTACGCAGACTATTCCAACTTTGTCCATGTTCACAATATCTACGAGGGCATTTTGCTGCAGAGTCTGGACAAGGAAGTCATCAAAG TGGTGGAGGAGGCAACCAGGCTGAAGAAATACAATCTGTTCACAGACACCAGAGACCTCCTGAGTCAGTCCAGCTGCTCCAGCATAATCTCCACCCCTTTCAACCCCAGCAACACAGCCAGGATGCTAAGCTTCCCCGGACAGCTCCAGACCCAGCCCGAAGCCGAG CCCCGGCCACCCTCCCTGCTGAGCCAAAGAGGCCCTCCAGGCTGGGGAGCCTGCCCCCAAGGCCCGGGACTGTGTGAAGGAGATCCGGGACCTGGTGGTGGAGAAGATGGTGCAGCGTTACCCAGGTAG
- the LOC124038001 gene encoding protein Niban 1-like isoform X1 — protein MGLSPSSLLDEHGSNYIRGCAEAELKEFSPHYRTQYSVVFFSQVQDELEQPKEKIKQLLKQRGPPEAGEVLYEEQVLHFEATRKWEERYVVVRGNYCLECHNSFETFVKGVPPRHKLLPTGGTVLTTEEKYMAMVDKCFPVSETNNVKEEFAPPIIGMPGQFPVYLRLPYRRDYYFCFRQDARQAEFLSILSDCIRHQNQDFLKKKTVEVQAFLKAVHLYRQEKGSYDSWKMLIGSDVRVLANLVMEELLPSLEKDMLPHLKARKTERKRVWFATVEAAYILVQECLFEGMSALKEECRKAAHQQEVLIRSDMDQILNSRTYLEGKLRARVLESAEKFCSESVQPYLASVLEELMGPISSGFQEARLLSDSQMDQLCQDFQEGGVTNELKQALAKLSRPNLLSCYQRINSLHDQLHDLQERFGFSNISSLVHSTQIDLQQLVENAAYTFHLLLYKDIEDNPGNACSAMEKSRHRVLKQYDYDSSTVRKRIFREALVGITLPHIKKTLAPTYKTELQGLKQFIYADYSNFVHVHNIYEGILLQSLDKEVIKVVEEATRLKKYNLFTDTRDLLSQSSCSSIISTPFNPSNTARMLSFPGQLQTQPEAEPRPPSLLSQRGPPGWGACPQGPGLCEGDPGPGGGEDGAALPRT, from the exons GTTGTGCAGAGGCAGAGTTGAAAGAGTTCAGTCCCCACTACAGGACACAGTACTCTGTGGTCTTCttctcccaagtccaggatgaGCTGGAGCAGCCAAAAGAGAAAATAAAACAGCTCCTCAAACAGAGG GGTCCTCCGGAGGCGGGGGAGGTGCTGTATGAGGAACAAGTCCTTCATTTTGAagcaaccaggaagtgggaagaGAGGTACGTGGTGGTGCGTGGCAACTACTGTCTGGAGTGCCACAACAGCTTTGAG ACCTTTGTGAAGGGTGTGCCCCCGCGCCACAAGCTGCTGCCAACAGGGGGCACAGTGCTCACCACAGAGGAGAAATACATGGCCATGGTGGACAAATGCTTCCCTGTTTCTGAAACCAACA atgtgaaggaggagtttgCCCCTCCTATAATCGGCATGCCTGGACAGTTCCCTGTGTACCTCAGGCTTCCGTACCGTAGGGATTACTACTTCTGCTTCCGACAGGATGCTCGCCAAGCTGaattcctctccatcctctccgaCTGCATCCGCCACCAGAACCAAG actTCCTAAAGAAGAAGACAGTTGAGGTGCAGGCCTTCCTCAAAGCAGTCCACCTCTACAGACAGGAGAAGGGCAGCTATGACTCCTGGAAAATGCTGATTGGCAGTGACGTCAGG gtactggccaacctggttatgGAGGAGCTGTTGCCCTCTTTGGAGAAGGACATGCTGCCTCATCTAAAAgccaggaagacagagaggaagagagtgtggTTCGCT ACCGTAGAAGCGGCCTATATCCTGGTGCAGGAGTGTCTATTTGAGGGTATGTCTGCTCTGAAGGAGGAGTGTAGGAAAGCAGCTCACCAGCAGGAGGTGCTGATAcgctctgacatggaccagatccTCAACTCCAGAACCTACCTGGAAGGAAAACTACGAG CTAGAGTATTGGAGTCAGCAGAGAAGTTCTGTTCGGAGAGCGTGCAGCCCTACCTGGCCTCTGTACTGGAGGAGCTGATGGGACCAATCAGCTCAGGGTTCCAGGAAGCCCGGCTCCTGAGTGACAGCCAGATGGACCAACTGTGTCAGGACTTCCAGGAGGGCGGGGTTACCAATGAACTCAAGCAG gCGCTAGCTAAACTGAGTAGGCCCAATCTGTTGAGTTGTTACCAGAGGATCAACTCTCTCCACGACCAGCTGCACGACCTGCAGGAACGCTTTGGCTTCTCCAACATCAGCAGCCTGGTCCACAGCACCCAGATAGACCTACAGcag ctggtagagaatgcagcGTACACCTTTCATCTGCTGCTCTACAAGGACATAGAGGACAACCCAGGCAACGCGTGCTCTGCCATGGAGAAGTCCAGGCACAGGGTGCTCAAG CAATATGACTATGACAGCAGTACGGTGAGGAAAAGGATCTTTCGTGAGGCCTTGGTGGGGATCACTCTCCCTCACATCAAGAAGACCCTGGCCCCCACTTACAAAACA GAGCTGCAGGGTCTTAAACAGTTCATCTACGCAGACTATTCCAACTTTGTCCATGTTCACAATATCTACGAGGGCATTTTGCTGCAGAGTCTGGACAAGGAAGTCATCAAAG TGGTGGAGGAGGCAACCAGGCTGAAGAAATACAATCTGTTCACAGACACCAGAGACCTCCTGAGTCAGTCCAGCTGCTCCAGCATAATCTCCACCCCTTTCAACCCCAGCAACACAGCCAGGATGCTAAGCTTCCCCGGACAGCTCCAGACCCAGCCCGAAGCCGAG CCCCGGCCACCCTCCCTGCTGAGCCAAAGAGGCCCTCCAGGCTGGGGAGCCTGCCCCCAAGGCCCGGGACTGTGTGAAGGAGATCCGGGACCTGGTGGTGGAGAAGATGGTGCAGCGTTACCCAG